The proteins below are encoded in one region of Bosea sp. BIWAKO-01:
- a CDS encoding ATP-binding protein, with amino-acid sequence MDKKLTPPSLKEIVSQLRYDWFGKDVQQTPTVSYVWTADQFGHFGLGFQITFLFSWILAALFTDLPAWKTAIIAALLNMLLWIVKEVLDIVREKGRQGPLFPFNRTELWWNVATALFFIGAGAAVAGASGLGGVQAIVALLVMLVPATLLVLWWVRRKMTFQQVGLPFLFRLTNLCSTIEKPDPGYRDALIALSEPPRKGANAPRFPHVLLTGTVGSGKTCLACGIGTEYAFRLGIARYTTLVKLFEAAMERKEDADTHHPPLEEQDGRILWPWRNVDLLIVDDVDALLVEPPLPEPKTETAAEATIKRPADQRALRKIVFNQLAIVGIERFRTRRTVWVVSDPSEAEEWRDTIAEALGLPTRDDTALPVIRLLRDAKALAAMAKTRA; translated from the coding sequence ATGGACAAGAAGCTTACGCCACCCTCACTCAAGGAGATCGTATCGCAATTGCGATATGACTGGTTCGGCAAGGATGTGCAGCAGACTCCGACCGTCAGCTATGTTTGGACCGCCGATCAGTTCGGGCATTTCGGCCTCGGCTTCCAAATCACCTTCCTGTTCAGCTGGATACTCGCCGCCCTCTTCACCGATCTCCCGGCCTGGAAGACTGCGATCATCGCGGCCCTGCTCAATATGCTGCTCTGGATCGTCAAGGAGGTGCTCGACATCGTCCGCGAGAAGGGGCGCCAGGGCCCGCTCTTCCCCTTCAATCGGACGGAGCTCTGGTGGAATGTCGCGACCGCGCTGTTCTTCATCGGCGCGGGGGCGGCGGTCGCCGGCGCTTCGGGGCTCGGCGGTGTCCAGGCCATCGTGGCGCTCTTGGTCATGCTCGTCCCGGCCACGCTGCTGGTGCTCTGGTGGGTGAGGCGCAAGATGACCTTCCAGCAGGTCGGCCTGCCCTTCCTGTTCCGCCTGACCAATCTCTGCTCGACCATCGAAAAGCCCGATCCCGGCTACCGCGACGCGCTGATCGCCCTCTCGGAGCCGCCGAGGAAGGGCGCAAATGCGCCGCGTTTTCCGCATGTGCTGCTCACCGGCACGGTCGGCTCGGGCAAGACCTGCCTCGCCTGCGGCATCGGCACCGAATACGCCTTCCGGCTCGGAATCGCACGCTACACCACCCTGGTGAAGCTGTTCGAAGCCGCGATGGAGCGCAAAGAGGATGCCGACACGCACCACCCTCCGCTCGAGGAACAGGATGGCCGCATTCTCTGGCCCTGGCGCAATGTCGACCTTCTCATCGTCGATGATGTCGATGCGCTCTTGGTCGAGCCGCCTCTGCCAGAGCCGAAGACCGAGACCGCAGCCGAGGCCACCATCAAGCGTCCTGCCGACCAGCGCGCGTTGCGCAAAATCGTCTTCAACCAGCTCGCGATCGTCGGCATCGAGCGCTTCAGGACGCGCCGCACGGTCTGGGTCGTCAGCGACCCGAGCGAGGCAGAGGAGTGGCGCGACACCATCGCCGAGGCGCTCGGCCTGCCGACACGGGACGACACCGCCCTCCCCGTCATCCGCCTGCTCAGGGACGCAAAGGCGCTCGCCGCGATGGCCAAGACGCGGGCGTGA
- a CDS encoding universal stress protein — protein sequence MAETSKAPPVEVLIASDFSARADRPLERALRLAEAWRARLAIAHVLEDAVPNLAETTARLRAELPPAAAQAELVVRVGSAPSVLADLAVERRSGVIITGVARFNSLGDYVTGTAVDHIVRHATVPVLVVRKRAERPYDRILVATDFSESSRAALLTAAALFPEARLLLLHVSPQAAAGRYKVEGAADHLHAEAAEGMTEFLAAAELPQAVRERIEPVLDDGAVVNVIKRQVQETGVSLVVVGAHRSRGLVQDAIGSHAEGVLRGVDADVLLVREA from the coding sequence ATGGCCGAGACGAGCAAGGCGCCTCCCGTTGAAGTCCTGATCGCCAGTGATTTCTCGGCCAGGGCCGATCGCCCGCTCGAACGCGCCCTGCGCCTTGCGGAGGCATGGCGGGCGAGGCTCGCCATCGCCCATGTCCTTGAGGACGCGGTTCCGAACCTGGCGGAAACGACCGCCCGGCTGCGCGCCGAGCTGCCGCCGGCGGCGGCGCAGGCAGAGTTGGTCGTCCGGGTGGGCTCGGCTCCGAGCGTGCTGGCGGATCTGGCGGTGGAGCGCCGCAGCGGCGTCATCATCACTGGCGTCGCGCGCTTCAACAGCCTCGGCGACTATGTCACCGGGACGGCGGTCGACCATATCGTGCGCCATGCCACCGTGCCGGTGCTGGTCGTCCGCAAGCGGGCGGAACGCCCCTATGACCGCATCCTCGTCGCCACGGATTTCTCCGAATCCTCGCGCGCGGCCTTGCTGACCGCCGCCGCGCTCTTTCCGGAGGCGCGCCTCCTGCTGCTGCACGTCAGCCCGCAGGCGGCGGCCGGCCGCTACAAGGTCGAGGGCGCGGCGGACCATCTGCACGCCGAGGCCGCCGAGGGCATGACGGAGTTCCTCGCGGCGGCAGAGCTTCCGCAGGCCGTGCGGGAGCGCATCGAGCCTGTCCTGGACGATGGGGCCGTGGTCAACGTGATCAAGCGGCAGGTGCAGGAGACCGGCGTCAGTCTCGTCGTCGTCGGCGCGCATCGCAGCCGGGGGCTGGTGCAGGATGCGATCGGCAGCCATGCCGAAGGCGTGCTCCGGGGCGTCGATGCGGATGTGCTGCTGGTCCGGGAGGCCTGA
- a CDS encoding M23 family metallopeptidase translates to MDPLTRMMRLAAIAAVPLFLPAAAFAQSSATPHQGVTLTGLIGKVLFTPQPVLGSDGRQHIVYELQLSNVTGERVVMKRFTLYGDDDKEPLATLDEAEIARRFSPAGRRGNESAELGGYQYGVAFLHIALPQGRAAPQRLTHKVDVWFDQFKADAAIQLGPTAVTTAAPPVLGPPLRGENYIAGDGCCDSTRHVRALLPLNGAFRLAQRFAIDWEKLGGDGRLFAGDRKQVASYHIYGQPILAVSDGTIVDMRADLADQVPGALPDGLPIGEADGNFAVLDIGGGAFVLYAHMQPGSVRVRTGDRVRRGDVIGAVGNTGNSSEPHLHLHVMDGPSPLLANGLPYVFEAATVKAVDLAGTADFDRAAETGSPVSLTPLVPPLAIKLALPLDLTVVDWAN, encoded by the coding sequence ATGGACCCATTGACCAGAATGATGCGTCTTGCGGCGATTGCTGCCGTCCCGCTGTTCTTGCCCGCCGCGGCCTTCGCGCAATCCTCGGCCACCCCGCACCAGGGCGTGACGTTGACGGGGCTCATCGGCAAGGTCCTGTTCACGCCGCAGCCCGTGCTCGGCTCCGATGGTCGCCAGCATATCGTCTATGAGCTGCAGCTCTCGAATGTGACAGGCGAGCGCGTCGTGATGAAGCGGTTCACGCTCTATGGCGACGACGACAAGGAGCCGCTGGCGACGCTCGACGAGGCCGAGATCGCGCGGCGTTTCTCCCCCGCCGGGCGGCGCGGCAATGAGTCGGCGGAGCTGGGCGGCTATCAATACGGGGTCGCGTTTCTCCACATCGCGCTGCCGCAAGGACGTGCGGCGCCGCAACGGCTGACGCATAAGGTCGATGTCTGGTTCGATCAGTTCAAGGCGGATGCCGCGATCCAGCTGGGCCCGACCGCAGTCACGACAGCGGCGCCCCCGGTTCTAGGCCCGCCGCTTCGGGGCGAAAACTATATCGCGGGCGACGGCTGCTGCGATTCCACCCGGCATGTCCGGGCCCTTTTGCCGCTGAACGGCGCCTTTCGTCTTGCCCAGCGCTTCGCCATCGATTGGGAGAAGCTTGGCGGGGATGGCCGATTGTTCGCGGGCGATCGCAAACAGGTCGCGAGCTATCACATCTATGGCCAGCCCATCCTGGCGGTGAGCGACGGCACCATCGTCGACATGCGCGCCGATCTTGCCGATCAGGTCCCCGGAGCGCTTCCTGACGGGCTGCCGATCGGCGAGGCTGACGGCAATTTCGCGGTGCTGGATATCGGCGGTGGCGCCTTCGTGCTCTACGCCCATATGCAGCCCGGCAGCGTCCGCGTCAGGACCGGCGACAGGGTGCGCCGCGGCGATGTCATCGGCGCGGTCGGCAATACCGGCAACAGTTCGGAGCCGCATCTGCATCTGCACGTCATGGACGGGCCCTCGCCACTTCTCGCCAATGGCCTGCCCTATGTCTTCGAGGCCGCCACGGTGAAGGCGGTCGATCTGGCGGGCACAGCCGATTTCGACCGGGCGGCGGAAACCGGCTCGCCCGTCAGCCTGACGCCGCTCGTGCCGCCTCTGGCGATCAAGCTGGCGCTGCCGCTTGATCTCACTGTTGTCGACTGGGCCAACTGA
- a CDS encoding amino acid ABC transporter substrate-binding protein, producing MKRNLVAALGGLFAFGLAATAQAQEVDAIVKKLRDTNTITMGIRETLYPYGFLDNDKKPSGYSVEFCQRIIEDIKAELKLPDLKVKYVPVSIQNRQALVANGTVDLECGGTVNTFGRNKQVDFSSVSYVSSSQLLVLKNSGITKYEDLNGKIVAVATGGSSEPDLKKLIAEKGLNIRIQNVDDHAAALISVETRRADAYFSDNGAFYSLIRQSKNPDALTIVGTEYGYAPQGFMVPKLNPTILWIVNHAMAKMFKSGEAETLFNKWFGPFGAQVSPKLKAAWATQSYAE from the coding sequence ATGAAACGGAACCTTGTTGCCGCGCTGGGCGGGCTCTTTGCCTTCGGCCTGGCTGCCACGGCCCAGGCCCAGGAGGTCGACGCGATCGTCAAGAAATTGCGCGACACCAACACCATCACCATGGGGATTCGCGAAACGCTCTATCCCTATGGCTTCCTCGACAATGACAAGAAGCCGTCCGGCTACTCCGTCGAGTTCTGCCAGCGCATCATCGAGGACATCAAGGCGGAGCTGAAGCTGCCCGACCTCAAGGTCAAATATGTGCCGGTCAGCATCCAGAACCGCCAGGCGCTGGTCGCCAATGGCACGGTCGATCTCGAATGCGGCGGCACTGTCAACACCTTCGGCCGCAACAAGCAGGTCGATTTCTCCTCGGTCTCCTATGTCTCGTCGAGCCAGCTGCTCGTCCTGAAGAATTCCGGCATCACCAAATACGAGGACCTGAACGGCAAGATCGTCGCAGTCGCCACCGGCGGCAGCAGCGAGCCTGACCTGAAGAAGCTCATCGCCGAAAAGGGCCTGAACATCCGCATCCAGAATGTCGACGACCACGCCGCGGCGTTGATCTCCGTCGAGACACGGCGTGCCGACGCCTATTTCAGCGATAACGGCGCCTTCTACAGCCTGATCCGGCAGTCGAAGAACCCTGACGCCCTGACCATCGTCGGCACCGAATACGGTTATGCGCCGCAGGGCTTCATGGTGCCCAAGCTCAACCCGACGATTCTCTGGATCGTCAATCACGCCATGGCGAAGATGTTCAAATCAGGCGAGGCCGAAACCCTGTTCAACAAGTGGTTCGGCCCCTTCGGCGCCCAGGTCTCACCGAAGCTCAAGGCCGCCTGGGCGACGCAATCCTACGCGGAGTAA
- a CDS encoding NAD/NADP octopine/nopaline dehydrogenase family protein yields the protein MRVSILGAGAAAYGAAAQLSINGHDPMLWSPSGRGTVELAAGAPLRARGAIETSIHPRIAQSAKEAVTESDVVMLAMPGNAHKMALEATAEHLREGQPVIISSHASFGALYLSRLLAARGIRAPIIAWGTTLTTGRKASPTEAAVNSLRSKIDIATVPESGLDEGHALCTALFGDRFVKRDGLLAIALSNLNPQNHLAIALFNLTRMERGERWGQAENVTPAVGRVMELLDAERLAIAEAFEVSVRTIKEHYAFSYQLPVASIAEMNAELHQRGNGGFGPATLTSRYVLEDAPFGLLPTVLLGRLAGRPATLHEAGLTMLSAAYGRDFVGDNDLLPALGFEQMSREQLRERARTGF from the coding sequence ATGCGCGTGAGTATCCTTGGTGCAGGCGCCGCCGCCTATGGCGCGGCTGCCCAGCTTTCGATCAACGGGCATGATCCCATGCTCTGGTCGCCCTCCGGCCGGGGCACGGTCGAGCTGGCGGCGGGGGCGCCCTTGCGGGCCCGCGGCGCGATCGAGACGAGCATCCACCCCCGCATCGCCCAGAGCGCGAAGGAGGCCGTCACCGAGTCCGACGTGGTGATGCTGGCCATGCCGGGCAATGCTCACAAGATGGCGCTGGAGGCGACCGCCGAACATCTGCGGGAGGGGCAACCGGTCATCATCAGCTCGCACGCCTCCTTCGGGGCGCTTTATCTCTCGCGTCTCCTGGCCGCGCGCGGCATCCGCGCGCCGATCATCGCCTGGGGCACGACGCTGACGACGGGGCGCAAGGCCTCGCCGACCGAGGCCGCCGTCAATTCGCTGCGCTCGAAGATCGACATCGCCACCGTGCCCGAATCCGGGCTCGACGAGGGCCACGCGCTCTGCACCGCCCTGTTCGGCGATCGTTTCGTCAAGCGCGACGGGCTGCTGGCTATCGCGCTCAGCAATCTCAACCCGCAGAACCATCTCGCGATCGCCCTGTTCAATCTCACCCGGATGGAGCGCGGCGAGCGCTGGGGCCAGGCCGAGAACGTCACGCCGGCGGTCGGGCGCGTCATGGAACTGCTCGACGCGGAGCGCCTGGCGATCGCCGAGGCTTTCGAGGTGTCGGTGCGGACGATCAAGGAGCACTACGCCTTTTCCTACCAGCTGCCGGTCGCAAGCATCGCCGAGATGAATGCGGAGCTGCATCAGCGCGGCAATGGCGGCTTCGGCCCGGCGACCTTGACCAGTCGCTATGTGCTCGAGGATGCGCCTTTCGGGCTGCTGCCGACGGTCCTGCTCGGGCGGCTCGCCGGGCGGCCGGCGACGCTGCACGAGGCTGGCCTGACCATGCTGTCTGCCGCCTATGGCCGGGATTTCGTCGGGGATAACGACCTGCTGCCCGCGCTCGGCTTCGAGCAGATGAGCCGCGAGCAGCTGCGGGAGCGGGCCCGCACTGGTTTCTAG
- a CDS encoding helix-turn-helix domain-containing protein, with protein MTELSAPQIGPILQRQRKARGLTLQQLAAVSGVSKSMLSQIERGEANPTFAVLWSLTRGLQIEISALLQGSESSPGGSAIEIVPPEHTPEIRSADGSCQLRILSPPSLAGTVEWYDVEIAGHGRLDSAAHAPGAVEHFTVLSGQFVIASGASRYPVKAGETARYPVDVPHSICNELDQPARGLMVLLYQKVRQERGST; from the coding sequence ATGACAGAGCTGAGCGCCCCCCAGATCGGACCGATCCTCCAGCGCCAGCGCAAGGCGCGGGGGTTGACGCTGCAGCAGCTCGCAGCCGTGTCCGGCGTCTCGAAATCGATGCTGTCGCAGATCGAGCGGGGCGAGGCCAATCCGACCTTCGCGGTGCTCTGGAGCCTGACGCGCGGGCTGCAGATCGAGATTTCCGCGCTCCTGCAAGGCAGCGAATCCTCTCCAGGCGGCAGCGCGATCGAGATCGTTCCGCCGGAGCATACGCCGGAGATCCGCAGTGCCGACGGCTCCTGCCAGCTGCGCATCCTCAGCCCGCCGAGCCTGGCTGGCACGGTCGAATGGTATGATGTCGAGATCGCCGGCCATGGCCGGCTCGACAGCGCCGCGCATGCGCCCGGCGCGGTCGAGCATTTCACGGTCCTGTCGGGCCAGTTCGTCATCGCGAGCGGGGCCTCACGCTATCCGGTCAAGGCCGGCGAGACGGCGCGCTATCCCGTGGATGTGCCCCACTCGATCTGCAACGAGCTCGATCAGCCGGCCCGCGGCCTGATGGTTCTGCTCTACCAGAAGGTCCGGCAGGAGCGAGGTTCTACTTGA
- a CDS encoding amino acid ABC transporter ATP-binding protein yields the protein MIAVEDVHKSYGKLQILRGCSATVRQGEVVVICGPSGSGKSTLIKCVNGLVPFERGTITINGVSVSDPKTDLPALRSRIGMVFQSFELYPHMTALENVSLAQIHVLKRSRAEADERSEKILMRVGLGNKLTSRPSQLSGGQQQRVGIARALAMDPAAMLFDEPTSALDPEMINEVLEVMQELALEGMTMMVVTHEMGFAQRVADRVLFMDGGEILEDTPKAQFFTAPATERAKQFLTKVLTH from the coding sequence ATGATCGCCGTCGAGGACGTCCACAAATCCTATGGCAAGCTGCAGATCCTGCGCGGCTGCTCGGCAACGGTGCGTCAGGGCGAGGTCGTGGTGATCTGCGGTCCATCGGGCTCGGGCAAGAGCACCCTGATCAAATGCGTCAACGGTCTCGTGCCGTTCGAGCGCGGCACGATCACCATCAACGGCGTCTCGGTTTCGGATCCTAAGACCGACCTGCCGGCCCTGCGCTCGCGTATCGGCATGGTCTTCCAGAGCTTCGAGCTCTATCCGCACATGACCGCGCTGGAGAATGTCAGCCTGGCGCAGATCCATGTCCTGAAGCGCTCCCGGGCCGAAGCCGACGAGCGCTCGGAGAAGATCCTGATGCGGGTCGGGCTCGGCAACAAGCTGACGAGCCGGCCGAGCCAGCTCTCCGGAGGCCAGCAGCAGCGCGTCGGCATCGCACGTGCGCTCGCCATGGACCCGGCCGCCATGCTGTTCGATGAGCCGACCTCGGCGCTCGATCCCGAAATGATCAACGAGGTGCTGGAGGTGATGCAGGAACTGGCGCTCGAAGGCATGACCATGATGGTCGTGACGCATGAGATGGGTTTCGCCCAGCGCGTCGCCGACCGGGTGCTGTTCATGGATGGCGGCGAGATTCTCGAAGACACGCCCAAGGCGCAGTTCTTCACCGCCCCGGCGACCGAGCGCGCCAAACAGTTCCTGACCAAGGTCCTGACCCATTAG
- a CDS encoding amino acid ABC transporter permease, which translates to MNDFDWGVIARSWSFLAEGMALSALLVLVATVGGLVLGFGLALMRLSSHRFIAAPAAAYVTVIRSLPLVLVLFWFYFLIPLAIGRPIGSLMSALIAFVLFEAAFYCEIIRAGIANVRKGQAEAGLATGLRRSQVMRHIVMPQALRAMMPLVLNQIVIVFQDTSLVYVVALHDFLTTASIVASRDGRPTEMYTLVAVVYLIICLSATKAVEFYRKGRTT; encoded by the coding sequence ATGAACGATTTCGACTGGGGCGTCATCGCCCGCTCCTGGAGCTTCCTCGCCGAGGGCATGGCGCTCAGTGCCCTGCTCGTGCTCGTCGCCACCGTGGGCGGGCTGGTGCTCGGCTTCGGCCTCGCCCTGATGCGGCTCTCCAGCCATCGCTTCATCGCGGCGCCGGCTGCGGCCTATGTCACCGTCATACGCTCCCTGCCGCTCGTGCTGGTGCTGTTCTGGTTCTATTTCCTGATCCCGCTGGCGATCGGCCGGCCGATCGGCTCGCTGATGTCGGCGCTGATCGCCTTCGTGCTGTTCGAGGCCGCCTTCTACTGCGAGATCATCCGCGCGGGCATCGCCAATGTCCGCAAGGGGCAGGCCGAGGCCGGCCTCGCCACCGGTCTGCGCCGCAGCCAGGTGATGCGCCATATCGTCATGCCGCAGGCGCTGCGCGCGATGATGCCGCTGGTCCTGAACCAGATCGTCATCGTCTTCCAGGACACGTCCCTGGTCTATGTCGTGGCGCTGCACGATTTCCTGACGACAGCCAGCATCGTCGCCTCGCGCGATGGCAGGCCGACCGAAATGTATACGCTGGTCGCCGTCGTCTACCTCATCATCTGCCTGTCGGCGACGAAGGCGGTCGAGTTCTACAGGAAGGGCCGCACGACATGA
- a CDS encoding amino acid ABC transporter permease translates to MNYRWNWSILLQEPYWEWLWSGVQWTLAISLASWVLALTIGLGVGIARSLPARGARLVAGIYIDVFRNIPPLVQLFLWFFVLPEIVPESIGLWLKRDLPNPEFVTAVVAIGLFAGSRVAEQVRAGIEAVGNPLLPAALATGLRPVQAFRLVVLPLGLRAIVGPLTSEFLITIKLSSLSLTIGVLELTAQSRHVENYTFQGLEAFTFATVGYLVIGLCVTALMRFIDDRIGGSALRKAAT, encoded by the coding sequence ATGAATTACCGCTGGAACTGGTCCATCCTCCTGCAGGAGCCCTATTGGGAGTGGCTGTGGAGCGGCGTGCAATGGACACTGGCCATCAGCCTGGCCAGCTGGGTCCTGGCGCTGACGATCGGTCTTGGCGTCGGGATCGCGCGCAGCCTGCCGGCCCGTGGCGCTCGCCTGGTCGCCGGCATCTATATCGACGTCTTCCGCAATATCCCGCCGCTGGTCCAGCTCTTCCTCTGGTTCTTCGTTCTGCCCGAGATCGTGCCCGAATCCATCGGGCTCTGGCTGAAGCGTGATCTGCCTAACCCTGAATTCGTCACAGCGGTCGTCGCGATCGGCCTGTTCGCCGGATCGCGCGTTGCCGAGCAGGTCCGGGCCGGGATCGAGGCAGTCGGAAACCCGCTGCTGCCGGCTGCGCTGGCGACGGGGCTGCGTCCGGTCCAGGCCTTCCGGCTGGTCGTGCTGCCGCTCGGTCTTCGCGCCATCGTCGGGCCGCTGACCTCCGAATTCCTGATCACGATCAAGCTGTCATCGCTGAGCCTGACGATCGGTGTCCTCGAGCTGACGGCGCAGAGCCGCCATGTCGAGAACTATACCTTCCAGGGGCTCGAAGCCTTCACCTTCGCCACTGTCGGCTATCTCGTCATCGGTCTGTGCGTGACGGCGCTGATGCGCTTCATCGACGACCGCATCGGCGGCTCGGCCCTGCGGAAGGCCGCGACATGA
- a CDS encoding phosphatase PAP2 family protein, with the protein MRHIAFALLIAATLAFSPVHAEDAKPFATGKTIDLTAVLKPPPAPDSVQTKAEIGEVLTIQVTRTPEMEARAQADVVEDVWRFADVMGPAFKTEALPVFSAFFDRIVATEGAVVDPAKDSWKRPRPHQASPLVKPVVKVSNSGAYPSGHTTVGTLMGIVLSNMVPEKRAEIMDRAWVYGWNRVIGGIHYRSDIDAGRIAGSVIAARIMEQQDFQTEFTAAKAELRKVLGL; encoded by the coding sequence ATGCGCCATATCGCGTTCGCTCTTCTGATAGCCGCCACGCTGGCCTTCTCTCCCGTTCATGCCGAGGATGCGAAACCCTTCGCGACCGGCAAGACGATCGACCTCACAGCCGTCCTGAAGCCGCCTCCGGCGCCGGACTCGGTCCAGACGAAGGCCGAGATCGGTGAGGTCCTGACCATTCAGGTTACGCGCACTCCTGAGATGGAAGCGCGGGCCCAGGCCGATGTCGTCGAGGATGTCTGGCGTTTCGCCGACGTGATGGGACCGGCCTTCAAGACCGAAGCCCTGCCCGTCTTTTCGGCCTTCTTCGATCGCATCGTCGCGACCGAGGGCGCGGTGGTCGATCCGGCCAAGGACAGCTGGAAGCGGCCGCGGCCGCATCAGGCGAGCCCGTTGGTCAAGCCTGTCGTGAAGGTTTCGAACTCCGGCGCCTATCCTTCAGGCCACACCACCGTGGGGACCTTGATGGGCATCGTGCTGTCGAACATGGTTCCGGAAAAGCGCGCCGAGATCATGGACAGGGCCTGGGTCTATGGCTGGAACCGCGTGATCGGCGGCATCCATTATCGCTCCGATATCGACGCCGGCCGCATCGCAGGCTCGGTTATCGCTGCGCGCATCATGGAGCAGCAGGACTTCCAGACGGAGTTCACTGCGGCCAAGGCGGAACTGCGCAAGGTGCTCGGCCTCTGA
- a CDS encoding DUF4440 domain-containing protein: MKQDLELIRGLEEELFKPSVRASPEALDRLLADGFVEFGRSGGVYEKAAVIRSLVGDSSEQRDVPAARDFVLRSLADDVVLLTYLSFRVANGREERHTLRSSIWRFIDGRWQMVFHQGTPAGPQT; the protein is encoded by the coding sequence GTGAAACAGGATCTCGAGCTGATCAGGGGGCTGGAGGAAGAGCTGTTCAAGCCATCGGTTCGAGCGTCACCTGAAGCGCTTGATCGGCTTCTGGCGGATGGCTTCGTCGAATTCGGTCGATCGGGCGGCGTGTACGAGAAGGCCGCGGTGATCCGAAGTCTGGTCGGGGACAGCTCCGAGCAGCGGGACGTGCCGGCCGCCCGGGATTTCGTTCTCCGATCGCTGGCCGATGACGTGGTTCTGCTGACCTATCTGAGCTTTCGCGTCGCGAATGGCAGGGAAGAGCGGCACACGCTGCGAAGCTCGATCTGGCGGTTCATCGACGGCCGCTGGCAAATGGTCTTTCACCAGGGAACGCCTGCTGGCCCGCAGACCTGA
- a CDS encoding AAA family ATPase yields MRRIVILGNAGSGKSTLARALGERLALPVVHLDRLFWEAGWTKAEPRLFRERVRDALSGDAWICEGNYSSQTFELRLPRADIVIWLDTPRTTCLARVLWRSILNRPRPDLPDGCTEKLDAEFLGFLRYVWAFDRDKRPQIERERIATAAHVPVVYLRDVGQSSAFVNAASVGQGGAGRAR; encoded by the coding sequence ATGCGACGGATCGTGATCCTGGGGAATGCCGGCAGCGGCAAGTCGACGCTCGCGCGGGCACTGGGCGAGCGTCTCGCCTTGCCGGTCGTGCATCTCGATCGCCTGTTCTGGGAAGCGGGCTGGACGAAGGCCGAGCCCCGGCTCTTTCGGGAGCGGGTGCGGGACGCGCTCTCCGGCGATGCCTGGATCTGCGAAGGCAATTACTCCAGCCAGACCTTCGAACTGAGGCTGCCGCGCGCCGATATCGTCATCTGGCTCGACACCCCGCGGACGACCTGCCTGGCCCGCGTCCTGTGGCGCAGCATCCTGAACCGGCCGCGGCCCGATCTCCCCGATGGCTGCACCGAAAAGCTGGATGCGGAATTCCTGGGCTTCCTCAGATATGTCTGGGCCTTCGATAGGGACAAGCGACCGCAGATCGAGCGCGAGCGGATCGCGACGGCCGCCCATGTCCCTGTGGTCTATCTCCGCGACGTCGGCCAGAGCTCGGCATTTGTGAACGCGGCATCGGTCGGGCAGGGCGGCGCGGGGAGGGCACGGTGA
- a CDS encoding alpha/beta hydrolase: MTTEFSRRALVPLLTAAALPGCAALRPGALTEDARDIPYGRHPRQRMDIYVPQGGGTARPVIFFIHGGSWATGEKETYAFVGDAFSARGFVTVIADYRLVPEVRFPAFIEDGARALRVVHDTITRYGGAPQRIELVGHSAGAYNAMMLALDRRYLAAAGLSPSAIRSAVGLSGPYDFLPLVIDVTRAAFGNARDPAQTQPISFARRDAPPIFLATGSDDTTVPPRNSKQLADALTKAGAKTVALKIYPGLGHADTIAAMSVALRWRAPVLDDVVGFISARG; encoded by the coding sequence ATGACGACCGAGTTCTCCCGCCGTGCGCTCGTCCCCCTTCTCACGGCTGCGGCACTTCCGGGCTGCGCCGCGCTCCGCCCGGGCGCTCTGACGGAAGACGCGCGCGATATCCCCTATGGTCGCCATCCCAGACAGCGGATGGATATCTATGTCCCCCAGGGCGGCGGCACGGCCAGACCCGTGATCTTCTTCATCCACGGCGGGTCCTGGGCCACTGGCGAGAAAGAGACCTACGCCTTCGTCGGGGACGCGTTCTCGGCGCGCGGCTTCGTCACCGTCATCGCTGATTATCGCCTCGTTCCCGAAGTCCGCTTCCCCGCCTTCATCGAGGACGGCGCGCGGGCGCTCCGCGTCGTGCACGACACGATCACCCGTTACGGCGGTGCGCCGCAACGGATCGAACTCGTCGGGCACTCGGCCGGTGCCTATAATGCCATGATGCTCGCTCTCGACAGGAGATATCTCGCGGCCGCCGGACTTAGCCCAAGCGCTATCCGCTCGGCCGTCGGGCTCTCCGGGCCCTATGATTTCCTGCCCCTCGTTATCGATGTCACCAGGGCCGCGTTCGGGAATGCCCGGGACCCTGCCCAAACCCAGCCGATCAGCTTTGCCCGTCGCGATGCGCCCCCGATCTTCCTGGCAACTGGTTCCGATGACACCACGGTTCCGCCGCGCAACAGCAAGCAACTTGCCGACGCGCTCACCAAGGCGGGGGCGAAAACCGTTGCGTTGAAAATCTATCCCGGGCTCGGACACGCCGACACCATTGCAGCGATGTCCGTGGCGCTGCGATGGCGCGCACCGGTCCTGGATGACGTCGTCGGGTTCATCAGCGCGCGCGGCTGA